CCGGCGCCTTCCATGCGATTGAGAAAGAGGTTGGGCCACCCCCACACCCATGGCGCCACATTGAGCGGGACCGCGACCAATGTGTGCCGGCAGGCGTCCGGGACATAGCCCGTCCAGCCATATGCCATGTAGCGCAAGAGACAGGCTTTCGCAGAAGCCTTGGACAAGGCCCTGACGTCTGGCACCTTCTCGCGCAAGGGCGCGAGCGCTTCCTCTCTGCCATAGACCATCAGGCGATCGCGTTGGGCTGACGGCAACTGCGCGAGCCGGTCACCAAGCATGGCTCCCTCCTGCGCATCCGCACTCTTCACATTGATGAGGAAGTCGCGGTCGGGAAAACGGGTCAGAACCTCATCGAGGCTCGGCATCTTCCCTATGCCTTTTCCGCGAAGAGGAAATGTCTTTCCCCCGTCGGCAGTATAGCCGTAGCCTATATCCAGGCTCTTCAGTTGCTGCATGCTGTGCCTACGGGTGACACCCTGCCCGTCCGTACGGCAATCGAGCGTCCAGTCGTGGAACACGGCAAACTTCCCGTCGGTGGTCGGGTGGATGTCCAACTCGATCGCGTCGGCACCGACATCAAAGGCGGCCTCCATCGATGCAATCGTGTTCTCAAGATATGCATGGTTGGTCGGCAGCATGTGGGCTGCCGTGCACGTATCCGCTTTGAGGTCCGTGCGGTCGAAGTTCTGGGCAAGCCCGCGATGGGCGAGCAATGTCGGTTTCCCCGGCGGTCGCTCAGCAAAGATCGTCGCGTTGTTCACATAAATGAACAGCGCGGTCGCGACGAGCGCCAGAAGACTGTAGGCGAGAAATTTCCGCATAGCCCCAAACAGAATCAGAACAGTCCCTGTCTATGGCCTTGCCGGGACACAGACAAGCTATGCGGCACAAGCTTGCGGGGACAGGACCTACCCGGATCTGCAGACGGGCAGCGGGCGCGGCGGCGGGCTGGGGTGCGCTTTTCTATACTTGGCGATGATCGGCTCGAGTTTTTCCTTCGGCCAGAACATCGGCGAACCGATCTCGCGCAGGCATGTGGCGTTCCAATAGAGCCCGGCGCTCGACAGGCTCTTGTGCGCCTTCGCCGCTTCCCGCACGGCTTCGATGTCGCGCGACTCCGGATAGATATAAACCGTGGTCGGACGC
The nucleotide sequence above comes from Methyloceanibacter stevinii. Encoded proteins:
- a CDS encoding glycerophosphodiester phosphodiesterase family protein; amino-acid sequence: MRKFLAYSLLALVATALFIYVNNATIFAERPPGKPTLLAHRGLAQNFDRTDLKADTCTAAHMLPTNHAYLENTIASMEAAFDVGADAIELDIHPTTDGKFAVFHDWTLDCRTDGQGVTRRHSMQQLKSLDIGYGYTADGGKTFPLRGKGIGKMPSLDEVLTRFPDRDFLINVKSADAQEGAMLGDRLAQLPSAQRDRLMVYGREEALAPLREKVPDVRALSKASAKACLLRYMAYGWTGYVPDACRHTLVAVPLNVAPWVWGWPNLFLNRMEGAGSRVFVQGDYHGGWSTGIDSGKDLARLPEGYSGGVFTDRIEVIAPLVGR